The Prinia subflava isolate CZ2003 ecotype Zambia chromosome W unlocalized genomic scaffold, Cam_Psub_1.2 scaffold_22_NEW, whole genome shotgun sequence genome window below encodes:
- the LOC134564856 gene encoding mucin-7-like, which translates to MFGLLRKWTGEENQRPGWNSEQIGQRTEESGLQKEGVGGGLKISETPETEWAKRRREGGWNSLEVLSMAPAWPLQPALPTLQPRVAVLPAAAPPAPLPVSSVQPLLAAPPAPATAQAMPLSAAAPSALVLAAPGFPPTLVSVELPAPAQPSVLPACAAARATGRGGCLGPTAGGTAAALLTPSGVPSVPNAWSAAIPPDAPQVLLTT; encoded by the exons ATGTTTGGGCTGTTGAGGAAATGGACTGGAGAAGAGAATCAGAGACCAGGGTGGAATTCTGAGCAAATAGGACAAAGAACTGAAGAATCAGGTTTGCAGAAAGAAGGGGTTGGGGGAGGGTTGAAGATATCAGAAACCCCGGAGACGGAGTGGgcaaagaggaggagggaggggggctGGAACTCCCTTGAGGTGTTGTCCATGGCTCCCGCCTGGCCCCTGCAGCCTGCGCTGCCCACGCTGCAGCCCCGGGTGGccgtgctgcctgcagctgcgCCACCTGCACCACTGCCTGTGTCATCTGTGCAGCCGCTGCTCGCGGCTCCACCGGCGCCCGCCACAGCCCAGGCCATGCCGCTGTCCGCTGCTGCCCCATCTGCCTTGGTCCTGGCGGCGCCAGGGTTTCCGCCCACATTGGTCTCTGTCGAGCTCCCAGCACCTGCGCAGCCGTCTGTCCTCCCCGCTTGTGCTGCGGCCAGAGCCACCGGTAGAGGGGGCTGCCTCGGCCCTACTGCGGGAGGCACCGCAGCCGCTCTGCTGACCCCATCGGGGGTCCCGTCTGTTCCGAACGCATGGTCCGCGGCAATTCCACCGGATGCCCCACAG GTATTGCTAACAACTTAA